In Acidimicrobiales bacterium, the following are encoded in one genomic region:
- the cmk gene encoding (d)CMP kinase, protein MIAIDGPGGAGKSTVAAALARRLGLERLDTGAMYRALTLCALRRDVDPTDGPALEALARSLSLAVGERVLVDGEDVTDDLRTPEVDSAVSIVAAHPEVRAVLVERQRAWVRDRGGGVVEGRDIGTVVLPDADAKVFLTAEPSVRAHRRAREDARSGAPDLAAARASLAARDALDAGRAASPLSVAEDAVEIDTSSRSVDEVVAEIVSLL, encoded by the coding sequence GTGATCGCGATCGACGGGCCCGGTGGCGCCGGCAAGTCGACCGTGGCGGCCGCCCTGGCGCGTCGCCTCGGCCTCGAACGGCTCGACACGGGCGCGATGTACCGCGCCCTCACGCTGTGCGCGCTGCGCCGGGACGTCGACCCCACCGACGGGCCGGCCCTCGAGGCGCTCGCCCGCTCGCTGTCGCTCGCGGTGGGCGAGCGCGTCCTCGTCGACGGCGAGGACGTGACCGACGACCTGCGCACCCCCGAGGTCGACTCGGCCGTGTCGATCGTCGCGGCGCACCCCGAGGTGCGGGCCGTGCTCGTGGAGCGCCAGCGAGCGTGGGTGCGCGACCGGGGCGGCGGGGTCGTCGAGGGGCGGGACATCGGCACGGTCGTGCTCCCCGACGCGGACGCGAAGGTCTTCCTCACCGCCGAGCCGTCGGTGCGCGCGCACCGGCGAGCCCGCGAGGACGCCCGTTCCGGGGCGCCCGACCTCGCCGCGGCGCGCGCGTCCCTGGCGGCGCGAGACGCCCTCGACGCCGGACGGGCGGCCTCGCCGCTCAGCGTCGCCGAGGACGCCGTCGAGATCGACACCTCGAGCCGCAGCGTCGACGAGGTGGTCGCCGAGATCGTGTCGCTGCTGTGA
- the aroA gene encoding 3-phosphoshikimate 1-carboxyvinyltransferase: protein MTAARFAGSGPLRGRLALPGDKSISHRALIFGALAEGRSRVRGLSTGDDVARTRAALEACGIRVEDEVVHGGRRRFTEPERPLDVGNSGTAMRLLAGVLATFDFLSVLVGDDSVHRRPMDRVSAPLREMGALVDGRQGGRLAPLVVRGGRLVGVDHAPAVPSAQVKGALLLAGLAAEGRTTVRERFATRPHTEELLELCGHPAAVRDEGDVHVVSVGPGELAPFELDVPGDPSQAAFLAVAASIVAGSEVLLENVYVGPGRAGFLAVLERMGASIDRRPRSATAADLLVRSAPLSATEIEAAEVPDCIDELPVLAVAAAFADGTTTVRGASELRVKESDRIETMARALRSFGVRVETFEDGMAVTGGSVRPRGRVDAAADHRVAMALAVAALAGSDPVEIDGFEAVATSWPSFVDDVGGLLCS, encoded by the coding sequence GTGACGGCGGCGCGCTTCGCCGGGAGCGGGCCGTTGCGCGGCCGGCTGGCGCTGCCCGGCGACAAGTCGATCTCGCACCGCGCCCTCATCTTCGGCGCGCTGGCCGAGGGGCGCTCGCGCGTGCGCGGCCTGTCCACCGGTGACGACGTGGCGCGCACGCGCGCCGCGCTCGAGGCGTGCGGCATCCGCGTCGAGGACGAGGTCGTCCACGGCGGACGGCGCCGCTTCACCGAGCCGGAGCGGCCGCTCGACGTCGGCAACTCCGGGACGGCGATGCGCCTGCTCGCGGGCGTGCTGGCGACCTTCGACTTCCTCAGCGTGCTCGTCGGCGACGACTCCGTGCACCGCCGCCCGATGGACCGCGTGAGCGCGCCCCTGCGGGAGATGGGGGCGCTGGTCGACGGGCGCCAGGGAGGGCGGCTCGCCCCCCTCGTCGTGCGAGGCGGCCGGCTCGTGGGCGTCGACCACGCGCCGGCCGTGCCGAGCGCACAGGTGAAGGGGGCGCTCCTGCTCGCGGGCCTCGCTGCTGAGGGCCGGACAACGGTGCGCGAGCGGTTCGCCACGCGCCCGCACACCGAGGAGCTCCTCGAGCTGTGCGGCCATCCGGCTGCGGTGCGCGACGAGGGCGACGTCCACGTCGTCTCCGTCGGGCCGGGCGAGCTCGCCCCCTTCGAGCTCGACGTGCCTGGCGATCCCTCCCAGGCGGCCTTCCTCGCCGTCGCGGCGAGCATCGTCGCCGGCAGCGAGGTGCTCCTCGAGAACGTCTACGTCGGCCCCGGGCGGGCGGGCTTCCTCGCCGTGCTCGAGCGGATGGGGGCGTCCATCGACCGCCGCCCCCGCTCGGCGACCGCCGCCGACCTCCTCGTGCGCTCGGCGCCGCTCTCGGCCACCGAGATCGAGGCGGCGGAGGTCCCCGACTGCATCGACGAGCTGCCGGTGCTCGCGGTCGCGGCCGCCTTCGCGGACGGCACGACGACGGTGCGCGGCGCGAGCGAGCTGCGCGTGAAGGAGAGCGACCGGATCGAGACGATGGCGCGCGCGCTGCGGTCCTTCGGCGTTCGCGTCGAGACCTTCGAGGACGGCATGGCCGTCACCGGGGGAAGCGTCCGGCCGCGCGGGCGCGTGGACGCGGCGGCCGACCACCGCGTCGCGATGGCCCTCGCGGTCGCGGCGCTGGCCGGCAGCGATCCCGTCGAGATCGACGGCTTCGAGGCGGTGGCCACGAGCTGGCCGAGCTTCGTCGACGACGTCGGGGGCCTCCTGTGCTCGTGA
- a CDS encoding prephenate dehydrogenase, with protein sequence MLAGHAGRDERRVAFVVGLGLIGTSLALALRKAGWTVYGTDVDAGRAARAVELGAIEGPAALEPAEAGAAVAFVATPVRAIAGVARDLLERDATGTLVVSDVGGVKGEVVRRVDHPRFVGGHPMAGSEQEGPDGADGDLFAGATWVLTPTARTDARAFGLVREAVAAIGAEPVALDPARHDRLVALVSHVPHLAAANLMDLAADAAVEHGVLLRLAAGGFRDMTRIAAGDPAIWPDIFAENAPAVLAALDGLAGRLAEARRIVAEGDWPALVALLERAKVARRNLPPRAPVPDALVECRVPVLDRPGVLAEVTTVLGGLGVNIFDLEIAHSAEGERGVLVMAIDAGQADEARRALVERGYRPALRALR encoded by the coding sequence GTGCTCGCGGGGCACGCCGGCCGGGACGAGCGGAGGGTCGCCTTCGTCGTGGGCCTCGGGCTGATCGGGACCTCGCTCGCGCTCGCCCTCCGGAAGGCGGGCTGGACCGTCTACGGCACCGACGTCGACGCCGGACGCGCGGCGCGTGCCGTCGAGCTCGGGGCGATCGAGGGCCCTGCCGCGCTCGAGCCGGCCGAGGCCGGCGCCGCCGTCGCCTTCGTCGCCACCCCGGTGCGCGCCATCGCCGGCGTCGCACGCGACCTGCTCGAGCGCGACGCCACCGGGACGCTCGTCGTCTCCGACGTCGGCGGGGTGAAGGGGGAGGTCGTGCGCCGGGTCGACCACCCGCGCTTCGTCGGCGGCCACCCGATGGCCGGCTCCGAGCAGGAGGGCCCCGACGGCGCCGACGGCGACCTCTTCGCCGGCGCGACCTGGGTGCTCACGCCGACCGCGCGCACCGACGCGAGGGCGTTCGGCCTCGTGCGAGAGGCCGTCGCCGCCATCGGTGCCGAGCCGGTCGCGCTCGACCCCGCCCGCCACGACCGCCTCGTGGCGCTCGTGAGCCACGTGCCGCACCTCGCCGCGGCGAACCTCATGGACCTCGCGGCCGACGCGGCCGTCGAGCACGGCGTCCTGCTGCGGCTCGCTGCCGGCGGCTTTCGCGACATGACGCGCATCGCGGCCGGCGATCCCGCGATCTGGCCGGACATCTTCGCGGAGAACGCGCCGGCCGTCCTGGCCGCCCTCGACGGGCTCGCTGGTCGCCTCGCCGAGGCCCGCCGCATCGTCGCCGAGGGCGACTGGCCCGCCCTCGTCGCGCTCCTCGAACGGGCGAAGGTCGCGCGTCGCAACCTCCCGCCGCGCGCGCCCGTTCCGGACGCGCTCGTCGAGTGCCGCGTCCCCGTTCTCGACCGACCGGGCGTGCTCGCCGAGGTGACGACCGTCCTCGGCGGCCTCGGCGTCAACATCTTCGACCTCGAGATCGCGCACTCCGCCGAAGGCGAGCGCGGCGTGCTCGTGATGGCAATCGACGCCGGCCAGGCCGACGAGGCGCGCCGAGCCCTCGTCGAGCGCGGCTACCGGCCGGCCCTGCGGGCGCTGCGGTGA
- the aroH gene encoding chorismate mutase, which produces MPGVLRALRGATTLDEDSAEQVRGRVQELVATMLERNEVDVEDLVSVIFTVTPDIVSGYPATAARELGLDEVPLLGAVEADVAGGLARCVRVLMHCYTERPRKDLRHVYLHGARSLRADLAG; this is translated from the coding sequence ATGCCTGGGGTGCTGCGTGCCCTGCGTGGCGCGACCACGCTCGACGAGGACAGCGCGGAGCAGGTCCGCGGGCGCGTCCAGGAGCTCGTGGCGACGATGCTCGAGCGCAACGAGGTCGACGTCGAGGACCTCGTGAGCGTCATCTTCACCGTGACCCCCGACATCGTCTCCGGCTACCCGGCGACCGCGGCGCGCGAGCTCGGGCTCGACGAGGTGCCGCTCCTCGGGGCCGTCGAGGCGGATGTCGCGGGCGGCCTGGCGCGCTGCGTCCGGGTGCTCATGCACTGCTACACCGAGCGCCCGCGCAAGGACCTGCGCCACGTCTACCTGCACGGCGCGCGCTCCCTGCGCGCCGACCTCGCCGGCTAG
- a CDS encoding pseudouridine synthase: MQKVLARAGFGSRRACEELVAAGRVTVNGEVAALGRRVDVRTDTVAVDGVPVGVLPNLVYYLCNKPAGVVTTASDPEGRPTLLELLPAEPRVFPVGRLDLATEGLIICTNDGALAQLLAHPSHGVDKEYLAELAGDPTPAALRRLREGVEIEPGVTTAPARVARRAPGVLRIVVHEGRYRQVRRMCAAVGFPVRRLVRTRIGPIADTRLAPGEWRELRPGEVRALALAASGRLAADARDGRRRAAG; the protein is encoded by the coding sequence GTGCAGAAGGTCCTGGCGCGTGCCGGCTTCGGGTCGCGCCGCGCCTGCGAGGAGCTCGTCGCCGCGGGGCGCGTGACGGTGAACGGCGAGGTGGCCGCGCTCGGCCGGCGGGTCGACGTGCGCACGGACACCGTCGCGGTGGACGGGGTGCCGGTCGGCGTCCTCCCCAACCTCGTCTACTACCTGTGCAACAAGCCGGCAGGCGTCGTCACGACGGCGAGCGACCCGGAGGGCCGCCCGACGCTCCTCGAGCTGCTCCCCGCCGAGCCGCGCGTCTTCCCGGTGGGCCGCCTCGACCTCGCCACCGAGGGGCTCATCATCTGCACGAACGACGGCGCGCTCGCGCAGCTCCTCGCGCACCCGAGCCACGGCGTCGACAAGGAGTACCTCGCGGAGCTCGCCGGCGACCCCACGCCCGCGGCGCTCAGGCGGCTGCGCGAGGGCGTCGAGATCGAGCCGGGCGTCACGACCGCGCCGGCACGCGTCGCGCGCCGCGCGCCGGGCGTCCTGCGCATCGTCGTGCACGAGGGCCGCTACCGCCAGGTCCGGCGGATGTGCGCCGCGGTCGGGTTCCCGGTCCGGCGCCTCGTGCGGACCCGCATCGGGCCGATCGCCGACACGCGCCTCGCGCCCGGGGAGTGGCGCGAGCTGCGGCCCGGCGAGGTGCGCGCGCTCGCCCTCGCCGCGAGCGGGCGCCTCGCGGCCGACGCCCGGGACGGCCGCCGACGCGCCGCTGGGTAG
- the scpB gene encoding SMC-Scp complex subunit ScpB encodes MSAERAELGAIEAVLCAATEPVPPGLLAELLELPVEQVEGLCAALRASYEAEGRGFELARVAGGYRLQSRPAYAPYVERFILEGQPHRLSPAALETLAIVAYKQPISRAQVAAIRGVNADGVLRLLVQRGYVEPVGRDDGPGQAVLFGTTATFLERLGLDRLEDLPPLEAFVPDASTVEALEEVLRAEPEP; translated from the coding sequence GTGAGCGCCGAGCGCGCCGAGCTCGGCGCCATCGAGGCGGTCCTGTGCGCGGCGACCGAGCCGGTGCCTCCGGGGCTGCTCGCCGAGCTCCTCGAGCTGCCGGTCGAGCAGGTGGAGGGCCTGTGCGCCGCGCTGCGCGCCAGCTACGAGGCCGAGGGCCGTGGCTTCGAGCTCGCGCGCGTCGCCGGCGGGTACCGCCTGCAGAGCCGCCCGGCGTACGCGCCCTACGTCGAGCGCTTCATCCTCGAGGGCCAGCCCCACCGCCTCTCGCCCGCGGCCCTCGAGACCCTGGCGATCGTCGCCTACAAGCAGCCGATCTCGCGGGCGCAGGTGGCGGCGATCCGGGGCGTGAACGCCGACGGCGTCCTGCGGCTCCTCGTCCAGCGAGGCTACGTGGAGCCCGTCGGCCGCGACGACGGTCCGGGCCAGGCCGTCCTGTTCGGCACGACCGCCACGTTCCTCGAGCGCCTCGGCCTCGATCGCCTCGAGGACCTGCCGCCGCTCGAGGCGTTCGTCCCGGACGCGTCGACCGTCGAGGCCCTGGAGGAGGTGCTCCGGGCCGAACCGGAGCCGTGA
- a CDS encoding ScpA family protein translates to MAYEVHLDVYDGPFDLLLQLITAREVDLYAVRLADVVDGFLAEMRRLEALDLEVATEFLLIAATLVELKCRRLLPEPADVVLDEELAVFEARDYLLARLVECKTFTAAAAALAALEEAASRAVARRAGPDERFASVAPDLLAGVSPAMLAAAARRALARRREGPPATEHVHDDEVSVADALVALATRAERAGRASFRDLVADAPSTAHVVASFLALLELYKQGLVDLEQATTFGELVVRWTGAQRASSRAAPGWRAVVGGVLG, encoded by the coding sequence ATGGCCTACGAGGTCCACCTCGACGTCTACGACGGCCCCTTCGACCTGCTCCTGCAGCTCATCACGGCGCGCGAGGTCGACCTGTACGCCGTGCGCCTCGCGGACGTCGTCGACGGCTTCCTCGCCGAGATGCGCCGCCTCGAGGCGCTCGACCTCGAGGTGGCGACCGAGTTCCTCCTCATCGCCGCGACGCTCGTCGAGCTGAAGTGCCGGCGGCTCCTGCCCGAGCCGGCAGACGTGGTCCTCGACGAGGAGCTCGCGGTCTTCGAGGCTCGCGACTACCTGCTCGCGCGCCTCGTCGAGTGCAAGACGTTCACGGCTGCCGCCGCCGCGCTCGCCGCGCTCGAGGAGGCCGCGAGCCGCGCCGTCGCGCGCCGCGCCGGACCCGACGAGCGCTTCGCGTCGGTCGCGCCGGACCTGCTCGCGGGGGTTTCGCCCGCGATGCTCGCCGCCGCGGCGCGCCGGGCACTCGCCCGGCGCCGGGAGGGGCCGCCTGCGACCGAGCACGTCCACGACGACGAGGTGAGCGTCGCGGACGCCCTCGTCGCGCTCGCGACCCGTGCCGAGCGAGCCGGGCGCGCGAGCTTCCGCGACCTCGTCGCCGACGCCCCGTCCACCGCTCACGTCGTCGCCAGCTTCCTCGCGCTCCTCGAGCTCTACAAGCAGGGCCTCGTCGACCTCGAGCAGGCGACGACGTTCGGCGAGCTCGTCGTGCGCTGGACCGGCGCGCAGCGGGCGTCGAGCCGTGCGGCGCCCGGCTGGCGCGCCGTGGTCGGAGGGGTGCTCGGGTGA
- the trpS gene encoding tryptophan--tRNA ligase, which translates to MARVFSGIQPSGTLHIGNYFGAIRQWVASQAHDDTFYCIVDLHALTVEISPEQLRSNTLECAATLLAAGLDPAACTFFVQSHVAAHAELTWLLECVASFGELRRMTQFKEKGAGRETVRASLFTYPVLMAADILLYGAERVPVGDDQRQHLELTRDLACRFNARYGETFVVPEVEIPPVGARIMDLQAPTAKMSKSTSHPLGLVSITEAPESIVRKVRRAVTDPGDAVRLDRERQPGVTNLLEILAAATGTDPEDLAGGFSSYAALKSAVADALVEVLAPIRRRYEQLRADPGALVEALAAGAEKAAAAAAPTLDKARAAIGLTERSGSHRTARLRS; encoded by the coding sequence GTGGCGCGCGTCTTCTCCGGCATCCAGCCGTCCGGCACCTTGCACATCGGGAACTACTTCGGGGCGATCCGCCAGTGGGTCGCCAGCCAGGCGCACGACGACACCTTCTACTGCATCGTCGACCTGCACGCGCTCACCGTGGAGATCAGTCCCGAGCAGCTGCGGTCGAACACCCTCGAGTGCGCGGCGACCCTGCTCGCGGCGGGGCTCGACCCCGCGGCGTGCACCTTCTTCGTCCAGAGCCACGTCGCCGCGCACGCCGAGCTCACCTGGCTGCTCGAGTGCGTCGCCTCCTTCGGCGAGCTCCGGCGGATGACGCAGTTCAAGGAGAAGGGCGCCGGCCGCGAGACCGTGCGGGCGTCCCTGTTCACCTACCCGGTCCTCATGGCGGCCGACATCCTCCTCTACGGCGCCGAGCGGGTCCCGGTCGGGGATGACCAGCGCCAGCACCTCGAGCTCACCCGGGACCTCGCGTGCCGCTTCAACGCCCGCTACGGGGAGACGTTCGTCGTCCCCGAGGTGGAGATCCCGCCGGTGGGCGCCCGGATCATGGACCTGCAGGCACCCACCGCCAAGATGTCGAAGTCGACGAGCCACCCGCTCGGCCTCGTCTCGATCACCGAGGCGCCCGAGTCGATCGTCCGCAAGGTGCGCCGGGCGGTCACCGACCCCGGCGACGCCGTCCGCCTCGATCGCGAGCGCCAGCCGGGGGTGACGAACCTGCTCGAGATCCTCGCCGCGGCGACCGGCACGGACCCGGAGGACCTCGCCGGCGGCTTCTCCTCGTACGCTGCGCTCAAGTCCGCCGTCGCCGACGCCCTCGTCGAGGTGCTCGCGCCGATCCGCCGCCGCTACGAGCAGCTCCGGGCCGACCCGGGGGCGCTCGTCGAGGCGCTCGCGGCGGGCGCCGAAAAGGCGGCTGCCGCGGCGGCGCCGACGCTCGACAAGGCACGCGCCGCCATCGGCCTCACGGAGCGGTCGGGCAGCCACCGCACGGCGCGGCTCAGATCCTGA
- a CDS encoding site-2 protease family protein: MADGARGGDLSSFHRHGPWVVAALALLGAIAVEAVRRHIVTREEALFFAVLIVTIILHEVSHGVVANLCGDDTAKRAGRLSLNPLRHIDPIGSVLLPILLIATTGSAFGWAKPVPVNVGRLRHPRNQAVLVGLAGPFVNVVLALGAGFAFRVLTHGATTIYGTPDQWPIGDELLFVAAEVNVIIAVFNLIPIPPLDGSAVVERLLPTALLPGYYRLRSASLVLVLVLVLALPNVLNSLFNNGLEIFWRDVIRI; the protein is encoded by the coding sequence GTGGCTGACGGCGCGAGGGGGGGCGACCTCTCGAGCTTCCACCGGCACGGCCCATGGGTCGTCGCTGCCCTCGCCCTGCTCGGCGCGATCGCCGTCGAGGCGGTCCGGCGGCACATCGTGACGCGTGAGGAGGCGCTCTTCTTCGCCGTCCTCATCGTCACCATCATCCTCCACGAGGTGAGCCATGGCGTGGTGGCGAACCTGTGCGGCGACGACACGGCGAAGCGGGCCGGCCGGCTGTCGCTCAACCCGCTGCGCCACATCGACCCGATCGGCTCCGTCCTGCTGCCGATCCTGCTCATCGCGACGACCGGCAGCGCCTTCGGCTGGGCGAAGCCGGTCCCGGTCAACGTCGGCCGCCTTCGCCACCCCCGCAACCAGGCCGTGCTCGTCGGCCTCGCGGGACCCTTCGTGAACGTGGTCCTCGCGCTCGGCGCCGGGTTCGCCTTTCGCGTCCTGACGCACGGCGCGACGACGATCTACGGGACGCCGGACCAGTGGCCGATCGGCGACGAGCTCCTGTTCGTCGCCGCGGAGGTGAACGTCATCATCGCCGTCTTCAACCTCATCCCGATCCCGCCGCTCGACGGTTCGGCCGTCGTGGAGCGGCTGCTGCCGACCGCGCTCCTCCCCGGCTACTACCGACTGCGGTCGGCCTCGCTCGTCCTCGTCCTCGTGCTCGTCCTCGCGCTGCCGAACGTGCTGAACTCCCTGTTCAACAACGGGCTCGAGATCTTCTGGCGGGACGTGATCAGGATCTGA
- a CDS encoding TraR/DksA C4-type zinc finger protein, translated as MTNEAAAVDYRALLEEERRSLLEQLHELGFGDSGPGLTYDPNFADSSQVTAERGEAEALAAELRGALEDVDAALARIENGTYGICERCGKPIDPARLEAMPTVRTCIECASAHR; from the coding sequence GTGACGAACGAGGCGGCAGCGGTCGACTACCGGGCGCTCCTCGAAGAGGAGCGGAGGTCGCTCCTCGAGCAGCTCCACGAGCTGGGGTTCGGGGACAGCGGGCCCGGGCTCACCTACGACCCCAACTTCGCGGACTCGAGCCAGGTGACCGCCGAGCGCGGCGAGGCGGAGGCGCTCGCGGCTGAGCTGCGCGGCGCGCTCGAGGACGTCGACGCCGCGCTCGCGCGCATCGAGAACGGGACCTACGGCATCTGCGAGCGCTGCGGCAAGCCGATCGACCCGGCTCGCCTCGAGGCGATGCCGACGGTCCGGACCTGCATCGAGTGCGCCTCGGCCCACCGCTGA